In Actinomycetes bacterium, the genomic window CGACGAGGCGCTGGTGCTGCGGGAGGCGATCCGGCTCGGGCTCCTCGACGGGCCCCGGGTGCTGAGCTGCGGGCGGATCCTGTCTGCCACCGCTCCTGGCGGTCGGGTCTTCGCAACCATGTACCGGGAGGCCGACGGTCCAGACGAGCTGCGCAAGGCCGTCCGGGAGCAGCTGCGCCGCGGCGCCGACTTCGTCAAGGTGATGGCGACCGGTGCCCGTTCGGTGCTGGGCGAGGACCCCGAGCCGGCGCAGCTCACCCGGCCGGAGCTACGGGCGGTCGTCGAGGAGGCTCATCGCATGGGGCGGCGGGTGGCGGCCCATGCCGAGGGCCTGGGTGGGGCGCGGCTTGCCGTGGAGGAGGGCGTGGACACCATCGAGCACGGCCTGTCGCTGCACCGCGCGCCCGAGCTGCTGGAACGCATGGCCGAGCGGGGCATCGTGCTGGTCCCCACGCTGTCGACCTTCCATGACCTTGCCGAGCGGTTCGCCGACGAGTTCTCCCCGGTGCTGGTCGCGCAGGCCAAGCGCCAGCGCGAGGAGGCCTACCGCACACTGGCGGCGGCCAGGCGTGCCGGGGTGGTGCTCGCGATGGGCCATGACAGTGGGCCGCCCGGCGACGACGCTGTGGAGCTGGTCCGCATGGTCGAGGGCGGGCTGTCGCCGGTGGAGGCCATCGCCGCGGCCACCAGCGGTGCCGCTCAGGCACTGGGCCTGCAGGACGATGCCGGTGTGGTCGCGGCGGGCAGGGTGGCCGACCTGGTGGTCGTCGACGGCGATCCGCTCGCAGACATCGGGGTCCTCACCGATCCAGCGTCGCTCTGGCTGGTCCTGCTGGCTGGCCGCCCGGTGGCCGGCCGGGCCGTCGAGGGCGGCGAGGATGGCGGGTTGGCGCGCTGGACAAGAGACCTGGGCAGCGCGGCAACTCCTCCCGCGCCAACCATGTCGTCCTGGCCAAAGCCATGACCGACCACGGCCGCGAGGTGAGGTTCGGCTACTTCCTGATCCCCAACGCCACCGATGCGCTGCTGCCCACCGCACAGGAGGTCGAGCGGCTGGGGTTGGACTACATCGGCATCCAGGACCATCCCTACCAGCGCCGGTTCGTCGACACCTGGACGCTGCTCGCCATGATCGCCGCGACGACCGCGCGGGTCGGCCTGTTTCCCGACGTGGCCAACCTGCCGCTCCGGCCGCCCGCGGTGCTGGCCAAGGCGGCCGCGAGCCTGGACGTGCTCAGCGGCGGCCGGTTCGAGCTCGGGCTCGGCGCGGGCGGCTTCTGGGACGCGATCGAGGCCTTCGGCGGCCCGCGGCGCAGCCCCGGCGAGGCCTATGCTGCCCTGGCCGAGGCCATCGAGGTGATCCGCAAGGTGTGGAGCGGCGAGCGGAACCTCCGCTTCGAGGGAGCGCACTACCGGCTGGCCGGTGCGCAGTCCGGACCGGTGCCGGCGCACCCCATCGGTATCTGGCTGGGGGTGTACGGGCCCAGGGCGCTGAAGCTGGCCGGGCGGGTCGCCGACGGCTGGGTGCCATCCTTCCGGGGCGAGCTGAACCCTCTCCTCGAGATGGCTGCCCGGCTGGATGAGGGCGCGGCAGAAGCAGGACGCGACCCGGGGGAGCTTCGCCGGGTGCTCAACGTCGGCGGTGCCATCACCGATGGTGCCTCAGAGGGCGTCCTGCGGGGCCCGGTGACGCAGTGGGTGGATGAGCTGACCGCGCTGGTGGTCGAGCACGGCTTCGACACGTTCGTCCTTTGGGCCGAGGGGCCCGGCCAGCTGTCGCGGTTCGCCGAGGAGGTCGTTCCGGCGGTACGGGCCCAGGTGGCCAAGCAACGCGCCGCAGGCTGATCCACCTGGGTAGGCTGGCGCTGGAACGACCAAGTTCGTCGGCCGGCGAGCCCAAAGCATGCGGTCCGTTCCAGGTCCAATGGTCGGAGGCGCCGTGGCCGCCCGACCCACAACGCCAACCTGCCACGACGGTCGGTTGATCCCTCAGGAGGAGCGTCTCCCCGTCCATCATCGCCTCCCCTGTGGTCTTGGCGCGCCACCGCACGAGCCTGCTCGGCTGCGCGGGCTCGAGCGAGCTGGATGGTGGGGCAGGGCGGGGCCACCCTCCCCACAGGGCACTCACGCAGCCCTGCCCCACCAGGTGGGCGCCTCCGCTGGACGCTCGTCGGGGGCGCGCCCACGGTGGTCTGCGACGGTCGACGTCTCGGGCACAACCGTCTCGGGCATAACAACCGTCGCCGCCGCCGGGAGCGTTACACGCCGCTGCTGGACCCGTCAGCCGCTCGACGGCTGCCACGGCCTGCGGTCGGTGGGCGGTAACGGTCTGGGGTCGCTCGACGCTCCTGGAGGCAGGACGGTGCTTGGCGACAGCTTGGCCCGTCTCGGCCCGGTGCCGCTCTGGCACCCCCTCAGCACGGCACCGGGCCATCGCAAGGCGCCGCCACCCGAGAACGGGGACGCCGAGCCTGGCGCCCGTCCCGGGTGGTGCCCGCCTTGGAGACTGGACCGTCCTACAAGGGGAGCTCATGCGCGCCTGCAGGGCGGCCAGCGCGTCGCCGGCCATCACTGGTGCGGCGGCACCGGTCGCGGGCGTCCCCGGCGCCCCGGGAATCGGCGCCCCGGGGTCGACGTGCCGGGTCGTGCCCCGGACGGCACGATGATCGGGTCGTCGTTCCCCAGCGTGCTCGCGGCCGCCCAACGCGGGGACGAGCAGGCGTTCGCCGCCCTGTGGCGGGACCTGCAGCCAGCGCTCCTGCGCTACCTGCGGGTGGCCGCGCCGGCGGCGGCCGAGGACCTGGCCGCCGAGACCTGGCTGGGCGTGGTCCAGGGGCTCGAGCGCTTCGAGGGCGACGAGCAGGGCTTTCGGTCCTGGGTGTTCACCCTGGCCCGGCACCGGGCCGTGGACTGGCACCGTTGGGTGGCGCGCAGACCGCCTGTGTCGGTGCCAGTCGAGCTGCTCGACGAACGGGCAGCGCCCGACGACCCCGCCGCCACAGCCCTGGAGGCGTTGTCGACCCGCGACGCGCTCATGCTGATCGCCGGGCTCCCCGATGACCAGGCCGAGGTGGTGGCGCTGCGGGTGATCGCCGGCCTGGACGTGGCGGAGGTGGCCAGGATCGTCGGCAAGCGCCCAGGCACCGTCCGCGTGCTGGCTCACCGCGGGCTGCGCCGGCTCGCCCAGCGGCTGGAACCGATCGTCTTGGCGCACCGGAGCGTAACGCCATGAGCGGCGAGGACGCTGTTCCAGCCGACATGTGCCGACTGCTTCGCTTGCTTGGGTGCGCCCCCCCTGTCCTGGACCAGGACACCGCCGACCGGCTCCTGGCCGGACGGCTGGACCCTGCCGACGCCCCACCCGGGTACGCCGGGGTGGCCAGGCTGCTAGCCGCGGCCACCGCCCCTGCGACTTCGGACGAGCTGGCCGGTGCAGCAGCAGCTACCGCCGAGTTCGCGGCTGTAATGCGCTCGACTCCCCCTACCCACGTCCCCCGGAGGGCACCAATGCCCAGCAAGCTGCTCAGCCTCAAAGCGGCCGCCGCCGCGCTCGTGGCCGTGTTGTCGATCGGCGGCGTCGCCGCCGCCACCGGCCTCCTCCCGGCCCAGCGGGCGGCCGACCAGGCGTCCACCACCTCGCGCGGCGCCGCGGACGGCCGCGCCCAGCGCCCCGCCGCGGTGGACGACACGCGTGCCGGCGAGGCCGCCCTGGGCGGTCTGTGCCGGGCCTACCTGGCCGGGCAGGGCGGCAGCAACGGCAAGCGGGAGGACTCGCCGGCGCTCCGGGCCCTGGCCGCCGCGGCCGGCGGCGCCGACAAGATCGCCACCTACTGCCAGAGCATCGCACTGGCCAGCACCGATGCCGGCGGGCAGGGCCGGGCAGGGGCCACGGGACCGGACGCCAGCGGGGCAGCCAAGGACGGACTGTGCCGGGCCTACCTGGCCGGGCAGGGCGGCAGCAACGGCAAGCGGGAGGACTCGCCGGCGCTCCGGGCCCTGGCCGCCGCGGCCGGCGGCGCCGACAAGATCGCCACCTACTGCCAAGGCACGGCACCGGGCGGCTCGGCCGGCTCGGCCACCCACCCGCAGGGGCAGGGCGCCCCCCCGAGCACCGTCCCTGCCCTTGGCCCCGGCCAGGGCCAAGGGCAGGGCGCCCCCCCGAGCACAAGCCAGGGCCAGGGGCAAGGCGGACCGG contains:
- a CDS encoding amidohydrolase family protein codes for the protein MGRPALTLWGARLIDGRGRKVRERASVTIAGGRITEVADATGERPPDGAVDLGGRTLLPGLIDAHVHLSSDVARSPGFGPPPPRKGEPPRPRALGYFVLANSAQAFLRAGITTVRDVGSYDDEALVLREAIRLGLLDGPRVLSCGRILSATAPGGRVFATMYREADGPDELRKAVREQLRRGADFVKVMATGARSVLGEDPEPAQLTRPELRAVVEEAHRMGRRVAAHAEGLGGARLAVEEGVDTIEHGLSLHRAPELLERMAERGIVLVPTLSTFHDLAERFADEFSPVLVAQAKRQREEAYRTLAAARRAGVVLAMGHDSGPPGDDAVELVRMVEGGLSPVEAIAAATSGAAQALGLQDDAGVVAAGRVADLVVVDGDPLADIGVLTDPASLWLVLLAGRPVAGRAVEGGEDGGLARWTRDLGSAATPPAPTMSSWPKP
- a CDS encoding LLM class flavin-dependent oxidoreductase; translated protein: MTDHGREVRFGYFLIPNATDALLPTAQEVERLGLDYIGIQDHPYQRRFVDTWTLLAMIAATTARVGLFPDVANLPLRPPAVLAKAAASLDVLSGGRFELGLGAGGFWDAIEAFGGPRRSPGEAYAALAEAIEVIRKVWSGERNLRFEGAHYRLAGAQSGPVPAHPIGIWLGVYGPRALKLAGRVADGWVPSFRGELNPLLEMAARLDEGAAEAGRDPGELRRVLNVGGAITDGASEGVLRGPVTQWVDELTALVVEHGFDTFVLWAEGPGQLSRFAEEVVPAVRAQVAKQRAAG
- a CDS encoding RNA polymerase sigma factor translates to MIGSSFPSVLAAAQRGDEQAFAALWRDLQPALLRYLRVAAPAAAEDLAAETWLGVVQGLERFEGDEQGFRSWVFTLARHRAVDWHRWVARRPPVSVPVELLDERAAPDDPAATALEALSTRDALMLIAGLPDDQAEVVALRVIAGLDVAEVARIVGKRPGTVRVLAHRGLRRLAQRLEPIVLAHRSVTP